One genomic window of Equus caballus isolate H_3958 breed thoroughbred chromosome 6, TB-T2T, whole genome shotgun sequence includes the following:
- the CAND1 gene encoding cullin-associated NEDD8-dissociated protein 1 isoform X1: MASASYHISNLLEKMTSSDKDFRFMATNDLMTELQKDSIKLDDDSERKVVKMILKLLEDKNGEVQNLAVKCLGPLVSKVKEYQVETIVDTLCTNMLSDKEQLRDISSIGLKTVIGELPPASSGSALAANVCKKITGRLTSAIAKQEDVSVQLEALDIMADMLSRQGGLLVNFHPSILTCLLPQLTSPRLAVRKRTIIALGHLVMSCGNIVFVDLIEHLLSELSKNDSMSTTRTYIQCIAAISRQAGHRIGEYLEKIIPLVVKFCNVDDDELREYCIQAFESFVRRCPKEVYPHVSTIINICLKYLTYDPNYNYDDEDEDENAMDADGGDDDDQGSDDEYSDDDDMSWKVRRAAAKCLDAVVSTRHEMLPEFYKTVSPALISRFKEREENVKADVFHAYLSLLKQTRPVQSWLCDPDAMEQGETPLTMLQSQVPNIVKALHKQMKEKSVKTRQCCFNMLTELVNVLPGALTQHVPVLVPGIIFSLNDKSSSSNLKIDALSCLYVILCNHSPQVFHLHVQALVPPVVACVGDPFYKITSEALLVTQQLVKVIRPLDQPSSFDATPYIKDLFTCTIKRLKAADIDQEVKERAISCMGQIICNLGDNLGSDLPNTLQIFLERLKNEITRLTTVKALTLIAGSPLKIDLRPVLGEGVPILASFLRKNQRALKLGTLSALDILIKNYSDSLTAAMIDAVLDELPPLISESDMHVSQMAISFLTTLAKVYPSSLSKISGSILNELIGLVRSPLLQGGALSAMLDFFQALVVTGTNNLGYMDLLRMLTGPVYSQSTALTHKQSYYSIAKCVAALTRACPKEGPAVVGQFIQDVKNSRSTDSIRLLALLSLGEVGHHIDLSGQLELKSVILEAFSSPSEEVKSAASYALGSISVGNLPEYLPFVLQEITSQPKRQYLLLHSLKEIISSASVVGLKPYVENIWALLLKHCECAEEGTRNVVAECLGKLTLIDPETLLPRLKGYLISGSSYARSSVVTAVKFTISDHPQPIDPLLKNCIGDFLKTLEDPDLNVRRVALVTFNSAAHNKPSLIRDLLDAVLPHLYNETKVRKELIREVEMGPFKHTVDDGLDIRKAAFECMYTLLDSCLDRLDIFEFLNHVEDGLKDHYDIKMLTFLMLVRLSTLCPSAVLQRLDRLVEPLRATCTTKVKANSVKQEFEKQDELKRSAMRAVAALLTIPEAEKSPLMSEFQSQISSNPELAAIFESIQKDSSSTNLESMDTS; the protein is encoded by the exons ATGGCGAGCGCCTCGTACCACATCTCCAACCTGCTGGAGAAGATGACGTCCAGCGACAAGGACTTCAG GTTTATGGCTACAAATGATTTGATGACCGAACTTCAGAAAGATTCCATCAAGTTGGATGATGATAGTGAAAGGAAAGTAGTGAAAATGATTTTGAAGTTACTGGAAGATAAAAATGGAGAGGTACAGAATTTAGCTGTCAAATG TCTTGGCCCTTTAGTGAGTAAAGTGAAAGAATATCAAGTAGAGACAATTGTAGATACCCTCTGCACTAACATGCTTTCTGATAAAGAACAACTGCGAGATATTTCAAGTATTGGCCTTAAAACAGTCATTGGAGAGCTTCCCCCGGCGTCCAGTG GCTCTGCCTTAGCTGCTAATGTGTGTAAAAAGATCACTGGGCGTCTCACCAGTGCAATAGCAAAACAGGAAGACGTCTCTGTTCAGCTGGAAGCCCTGGATATTATGGCTGATATGTTGAGCAG gcaaGGAGGACTTCTTGTTAATTTCCATCCTTCAATTCTGACCTGTCTACTCCCCCAGTTGACCAGCCCTAGACTTGCAGTGAGGAAAAGAACCATTATTGCTCTTGGCCATCTGGTTATGAGCTGTGGAAATATAGTTTTTGTAGATCTTATTGAACATCTCTTGTCAGAGTTGTCCAAAAATGATTCCATGTCAACAACAAGAACCTACATACAATGTATTGCTGCTATTAGTAGGCAAGCTGGTCATAGAATAG GTGAATACCTTGAGAAGATTATTCCTTTGGTGGTAAAATTTTGTAATGTAGATGATGATGAATTGAGAGAGTACTGCATTCAAGCCTTTGAATCATTTGTGAGAAG aTGTCCTAAGGAAGTATATCCTCATGTTTCTACCATTATAAATATTTGTCTTAAATATCTTACCTATGATCCAAATTATAAttatgatgatgaagatgaagatgaaaatGCCATGGATgcagatggtggtgatgatgatgaccaAG GGAGTGATGATGAATACAGTGACGACGATGACATGAGTTGGAAAGTGAGACGTGCAGCTGCTAAGTGCTTGGATGCTGTAGTTAGCACAAGGCATGAAATGCTTCCAGAATTCTACAAGACCGTCTCTCCTGCACTGATATCCAGATTTAAAGAACGAGAAGAGAACGTAAAGGCAGATGTTTTTCATGCATACCTTTCTCTTTTGAAGCAAACTCGTCCTGTGCAAAgttggctgtgtgaccctgatgCAATGGAACAAGGAGAAACACCTTTAACAATGCTTCAGAGTCAG GTTCCCAACATTGTTAAAGCTCTGCAcaaacagatgaaagaaaaaagtgtgaaGACTCGACAGTGCTGTTTTAACATGTTAACTGAACTGGTAAATGTGTTACCTGGGGCCCTAACACAACATGTTCCTGTGCTTGTACCAG GAATCATTTTCTCACTGAATGATAAATCAAGCTCATCAAATTTGAAGATTGATGCTCTGTCGTGTCTCTACGTAATCCTCTGTAACCACTCTCCTCAAGTCTTCCATCTTCATGTCCAGGCTTTGGTCCCTCCAGTGGTGGCTTGTGTTGGAGACCCATTTTACAAGATTACGTCTGAAGCACTTCTTGTTACTCAACAGCTTGTGAAAGTCATTCGTCCTTTAGATCAGCCTTCCTCATTTGATGCCACTCCTTACATCAAAGATTTGTTTACCTGTACCATTAAGAGGTTAAAAGCAGCTGACATTGATCAGGAAGTCAAGGAAAGGGCTATTTCCTGTATGGGACAAATTATTTGCAACCTTGGAGACAATTTGGGTTCTGACTTGCCTAATACACTTCAGATTTTCTTGGAGAGACTGAAGAATGAAATTACCCGGTTAACTACAGTGAAGGCATTGACACTCATTGCTGGGTCACCTTTGAAGATAGATTTGAGGCCTGTCCTGGGAGAAGGGGTTCCCATCCTTGCTTCATTTCTCAGGAAAAACCAGAGAGCTTTGAAATTGGGCACCCTTTCTGCCCTAGATATTCTAATTAAAAACTATAGTGACAGCTTGACAGCTGCCATGATTGATGCAGTTCTAGATGAGCTCCCCCCTCTTATCAGCGAAAGTGATATGCATGTTTCACAGATGGCTATCAGTTTTCTCACCACACTCGCAAAAGTGTATCCCTCCTCCCTGTCAAAGATAAGTGGATCCATTCTCAATGAACTTATTGGACTTGTGAGATCCCCCTTATTGCAGGGAGGAGCTCTTAGCGCCATGCTGGACTTTTTCCAAGCTCTGGTTGTTACTGGAACAAATAATCTAGGATACATGGATTTGTTGCGCATGCTAACTGGTCCAGTTTATTCCCAGAGCACAGCTCTTACTCACAAGCAGTCTTATTATTCCATTGCCAAATGTGTAGCTGCCCTTACTCGAGCATGCCCTAAAGAAGGACCGGCTGTAGTGGGGCAGTTTATTCAAGATGTCAAGAACTCAAGGTCTACAGATTCCATTCGTCTCTTAGCTCTGCTTTCTCTTGGAGAAGTTGGGCATCATATTGACTTAAGTGGGCAGCTGGAACTGAAATCTGTGATATTAGAAGCCTTCTCATCTCCTAGTGAAGAAGTCAAATCAGCCGCGTCCTATGCGTTAGGCAGCATTAGTGTGGGCAACCTTCCTGAATATCTGCCGTTTGTCTTACAAGAAATAACCAGTCAACCCAAAAGGCAGTATCTTCTGCTTCATTCCTTGAAGGAAATTATTAGCTCTGCATCAGTGGTGGGCCTTAAACCATATGTTGAAAACATCTGGGCCTTACTGCTAAAGCATTGTGAGTGTGCAGAAGAAGGAACCAGAAATGTTGTTGCTGAATGTCTAGGCAAGCTCACTCTGATTGATCCCGAAACCCTCCTTCCACGGCTTAAGGGGTACTTGATATCAG GCTCATCATATGCCCGAAGCTCCGTGGTTACAGCTGTGAAGTTTACTATTTCCGATCATCCACAGCCTATTGATCCACTGCTAAAGAACTGCATAG GTGATTTCCTAAAAACCTTGGAAGACccagatttaaatgtaagaagaGTAGCCTTGGTCACGTTCAATTCAGCAGCACATAACAAGCCATCGCTAATAAGGGATCTGCTAGACGCTGTTCTCCCACATCTTTACAACGAGACGAAAGTTAGAAAGGAGCTCATAAGAGAG GTAGAAATGGGTCCATTTAAGCATACGGTTGACGACGGCCTGGATATTAGAAAGGCAGCGTTTGAGTGCATGTACACTCTTCTAGACAGTTGTCTTGATAGACTAGATATCTTTGAATTTCTAAATCATGTTGAAGATGGTTTGAAGGACCATTATGATATTAAG ATGCTGACGTTTTTAATGTTGGTGAGACTCTCCACTCTTTGTCCAAGTGCAGTATTGCAGAGGTTGGACCGACTTGTTGAGCCGTTACGCGCCACGTGTACAACGAAG GTGAAGGCAAACTCAGTAAAGCAGGAGTTTGAAAAGCAGGACGAACTGAAGCGATCGGCCATGAGAGCAGTCGCGGCCCTGCTGACCATTCCCGAGGCCGAGAAGAGCCCGCTGATGAGCGAGTTCCAGTCGCAGATCAGCTCCAACCCTGAGCTGGCAGCCATCTTTGAGAGCATCCAGAAAGACTCATCGTCCACTAACTTGGAATCAATGGACACTAGTTAG
- the CAND1 gene encoding cullin-associated NEDD8-dissociated protein 1 isoform X2: MATNDLMTELQKDSIKLDDDSERKVVKMILKLLEDKNGEVQNLAVKCLGPLVSKVKEYQVETIVDTLCTNMLSDKEQLRDISSIGLKTVIGELPPASSGSALAANVCKKITGRLTSAIAKQEDVSVQLEALDIMADMLSRQGGLLVNFHPSILTCLLPQLTSPRLAVRKRTIIALGHLVMSCGNIVFVDLIEHLLSELSKNDSMSTTRTYIQCIAAISRQAGHRIGEYLEKIIPLVVKFCNVDDDELREYCIQAFESFVRRCPKEVYPHVSTIINICLKYLTYDPNYNYDDEDEDENAMDADGGDDDDQGSDDEYSDDDDMSWKVRRAAAKCLDAVVSTRHEMLPEFYKTVSPALISRFKEREENVKADVFHAYLSLLKQTRPVQSWLCDPDAMEQGETPLTMLQSQVPNIVKALHKQMKEKSVKTRQCCFNMLTELVNVLPGALTQHVPVLVPGIIFSLNDKSSSSNLKIDALSCLYVILCNHSPQVFHLHVQALVPPVVACVGDPFYKITSEALLVTQQLVKVIRPLDQPSSFDATPYIKDLFTCTIKRLKAADIDQEVKERAISCMGQIICNLGDNLGSDLPNTLQIFLERLKNEITRLTTVKALTLIAGSPLKIDLRPVLGEGVPILASFLRKNQRALKLGTLSALDILIKNYSDSLTAAMIDAVLDELPPLISESDMHVSQMAISFLTTLAKVYPSSLSKISGSILNELIGLVRSPLLQGGALSAMLDFFQALVVTGTNNLGYMDLLRMLTGPVYSQSTALTHKQSYYSIAKCVAALTRACPKEGPAVVGQFIQDVKNSRSTDSIRLLALLSLGEVGHHIDLSGQLELKSVILEAFSSPSEEVKSAASYALGSISVGNLPEYLPFVLQEITSQPKRQYLLLHSLKEIISSASVVGLKPYVENIWALLLKHCECAEEGTRNVVAECLGKLTLIDPETLLPRLKGYLISGSSYARSSVVTAVKFTISDHPQPIDPLLKNCIGDFLKTLEDPDLNVRRVALVTFNSAAHNKPSLIRDLLDAVLPHLYNETKVRKELIREVEMGPFKHTVDDGLDIRKAAFECMYTLLDSCLDRLDIFEFLNHVEDGLKDHYDIKMLTFLMLVRLSTLCPSAVLQRLDRLVEPLRATCTTKVKANSVKQEFEKQDELKRSAMRAVAALLTIPEAEKSPLMSEFQSQISSNPELAAIFESIQKDSSSTNLESMDTS, translated from the exons ATGGCTACAAATGATTTGATGACCGAACTTCAGAAAGATTCCATCAAGTTGGATGATGATAGTGAAAGGAAAGTAGTGAAAATGATTTTGAAGTTACTGGAAGATAAAAATGGAGAGGTACAGAATTTAGCTGTCAAATG TCTTGGCCCTTTAGTGAGTAAAGTGAAAGAATATCAAGTAGAGACAATTGTAGATACCCTCTGCACTAACATGCTTTCTGATAAAGAACAACTGCGAGATATTTCAAGTATTGGCCTTAAAACAGTCATTGGAGAGCTTCCCCCGGCGTCCAGTG GCTCTGCCTTAGCTGCTAATGTGTGTAAAAAGATCACTGGGCGTCTCACCAGTGCAATAGCAAAACAGGAAGACGTCTCTGTTCAGCTGGAAGCCCTGGATATTATGGCTGATATGTTGAGCAG gcaaGGAGGACTTCTTGTTAATTTCCATCCTTCAATTCTGACCTGTCTACTCCCCCAGTTGACCAGCCCTAGACTTGCAGTGAGGAAAAGAACCATTATTGCTCTTGGCCATCTGGTTATGAGCTGTGGAAATATAGTTTTTGTAGATCTTATTGAACATCTCTTGTCAGAGTTGTCCAAAAATGATTCCATGTCAACAACAAGAACCTACATACAATGTATTGCTGCTATTAGTAGGCAAGCTGGTCATAGAATAG GTGAATACCTTGAGAAGATTATTCCTTTGGTGGTAAAATTTTGTAATGTAGATGATGATGAATTGAGAGAGTACTGCATTCAAGCCTTTGAATCATTTGTGAGAAG aTGTCCTAAGGAAGTATATCCTCATGTTTCTACCATTATAAATATTTGTCTTAAATATCTTACCTATGATCCAAATTATAAttatgatgatgaagatgaagatgaaaatGCCATGGATgcagatggtggtgatgatgatgaccaAG GGAGTGATGATGAATACAGTGACGACGATGACATGAGTTGGAAAGTGAGACGTGCAGCTGCTAAGTGCTTGGATGCTGTAGTTAGCACAAGGCATGAAATGCTTCCAGAATTCTACAAGACCGTCTCTCCTGCACTGATATCCAGATTTAAAGAACGAGAAGAGAACGTAAAGGCAGATGTTTTTCATGCATACCTTTCTCTTTTGAAGCAAACTCGTCCTGTGCAAAgttggctgtgtgaccctgatgCAATGGAACAAGGAGAAACACCTTTAACAATGCTTCAGAGTCAG GTTCCCAACATTGTTAAAGCTCTGCAcaaacagatgaaagaaaaaagtgtgaaGACTCGACAGTGCTGTTTTAACATGTTAACTGAACTGGTAAATGTGTTACCTGGGGCCCTAACACAACATGTTCCTGTGCTTGTACCAG GAATCATTTTCTCACTGAATGATAAATCAAGCTCATCAAATTTGAAGATTGATGCTCTGTCGTGTCTCTACGTAATCCTCTGTAACCACTCTCCTCAAGTCTTCCATCTTCATGTCCAGGCTTTGGTCCCTCCAGTGGTGGCTTGTGTTGGAGACCCATTTTACAAGATTACGTCTGAAGCACTTCTTGTTACTCAACAGCTTGTGAAAGTCATTCGTCCTTTAGATCAGCCTTCCTCATTTGATGCCACTCCTTACATCAAAGATTTGTTTACCTGTACCATTAAGAGGTTAAAAGCAGCTGACATTGATCAGGAAGTCAAGGAAAGGGCTATTTCCTGTATGGGACAAATTATTTGCAACCTTGGAGACAATTTGGGTTCTGACTTGCCTAATACACTTCAGATTTTCTTGGAGAGACTGAAGAATGAAATTACCCGGTTAACTACAGTGAAGGCATTGACACTCATTGCTGGGTCACCTTTGAAGATAGATTTGAGGCCTGTCCTGGGAGAAGGGGTTCCCATCCTTGCTTCATTTCTCAGGAAAAACCAGAGAGCTTTGAAATTGGGCACCCTTTCTGCCCTAGATATTCTAATTAAAAACTATAGTGACAGCTTGACAGCTGCCATGATTGATGCAGTTCTAGATGAGCTCCCCCCTCTTATCAGCGAAAGTGATATGCATGTTTCACAGATGGCTATCAGTTTTCTCACCACACTCGCAAAAGTGTATCCCTCCTCCCTGTCAAAGATAAGTGGATCCATTCTCAATGAACTTATTGGACTTGTGAGATCCCCCTTATTGCAGGGAGGAGCTCTTAGCGCCATGCTGGACTTTTTCCAAGCTCTGGTTGTTACTGGAACAAATAATCTAGGATACATGGATTTGTTGCGCATGCTAACTGGTCCAGTTTATTCCCAGAGCACAGCTCTTACTCACAAGCAGTCTTATTATTCCATTGCCAAATGTGTAGCTGCCCTTACTCGAGCATGCCCTAAAGAAGGACCGGCTGTAGTGGGGCAGTTTATTCAAGATGTCAAGAACTCAAGGTCTACAGATTCCATTCGTCTCTTAGCTCTGCTTTCTCTTGGAGAAGTTGGGCATCATATTGACTTAAGTGGGCAGCTGGAACTGAAATCTGTGATATTAGAAGCCTTCTCATCTCCTAGTGAAGAAGTCAAATCAGCCGCGTCCTATGCGTTAGGCAGCATTAGTGTGGGCAACCTTCCTGAATATCTGCCGTTTGTCTTACAAGAAATAACCAGTCAACCCAAAAGGCAGTATCTTCTGCTTCATTCCTTGAAGGAAATTATTAGCTCTGCATCAGTGGTGGGCCTTAAACCATATGTTGAAAACATCTGGGCCTTACTGCTAAAGCATTGTGAGTGTGCAGAAGAAGGAACCAGAAATGTTGTTGCTGAATGTCTAGGCAAGCTCACTCTGATTGATCCCGAAACCCTCCTTCCACGGCTTAAGGGGTACTTGATATCAG GCTCATCATATGCCCGAAGCTCCGTGGTTACAGCTGTGAAGTTTACTATTTCCGATCATCCACAGCCTATTGATCCACTGCTAAAGAACTGCATAG GTGATTTCCTAAAAACCTTGGAAGACccagatttaaatgtaagaagaGTAGCCTTGGTCACGTTCAATTCAGCAGCACATAACAAGCCATCGCTAATAAGGGATCTGCTAGACGCTGTTCTCCCACATCTTTACAACGAGACGAAAGTTAGAAAGGAGCTCATAAGAGAG GTAGAAATGGGTCCATTTAAGCATACGGTTGACGACGGCCTGGATATTAGAAAGGCAGCGTTTGAGTGCATGTACACTCTTCTAGACAGTTGTCTTGATAGACTAGATATCTTTGAATTTCTAAATCATGTTGAAGATGGTTTGAAGGACCATTATGATATTAAG ATGCTGACGTTTTTAATGTTGGTGAGACTCTCCACTCTTTGTCCAAGTGCAGTATTGCAGAGGTTGGACCGACTTGTTGAGCCGTTACGCGCCACGTGTACAACGAAG GTGAAGGCAAACTCAGTAAAGCAGGAGTTTGAAAAGCAGGACGAACTGAAGCGATCGGCCATGAGAGCAGTCGCGGCCCTGCTGACCATTCCCGAGGCCGAGAAGAGCCCGCTGATGAGCGAGTTCCAGTCGCAGATCAGCTCCAACCCTGAGCTGGCAGCCATCTTTGAGAGCATCCAGAAAGACTCATCGTCCACTAACTTGGAATCAATGGACACTAGTTAG